Genomic window (Chitinophaga parva):
GTGAAGCAGACCGGGAACTGAGAAGGAATTATAAAGTATAAAGACATAGCAAAAGGCCGTCCCGGTTGGGGCGGCCTTTTGCTATGGAGAATTGGCGGGCAGGCAATTCTCTGCTCAATCATTTCCCACTTTCATCTTACGTTGTTGCGGGGATCACGGCCGCGATGAAAATCCCACCAAAGCTACCCCCAGCTTTGCCGCCAGTCCTTCCGCGCCCCAGCGCATCACCTCCCGGTGGTTTGCATGAAAGAAAGGCCTGGCCAATGGCGCAAGGACATTCATCCATCGCTTTTTCGTACATACGTTCCAGTTATACTTCACATTTACAATCCCATCCGCCGCCGTGATGTGAAAGATCCCCTCCCCTTCCAGGTCGCCGGTACAGGCGCAGCGCAGCAGTGTGTAAGGTATTTCCGCTAGCAGTTCCAGGTTGAAACGCAGCACATAAGGCATGCGGCTACGCAATGCATAGGCGTTCACCGCATGCAGGCCATCGGCATCCGCCGGGCAAAGGTTCGTTACGGAGAGAATGCCTTTCCACCACGTGGGCCATTGCTCCGTGGCGTAAATGACATCCCACACGGCGGGCAGGGACGCCTGCAACTGCCAGTTGGTTTCAAAACGGTAAATGGCGGGTTGAATCATGACAACACAAATTACTAATTCCGGGCCAGTGACAAATTATAATTAGTTTTAATGCTTTTGTGGGTGGTTTAAACTTAAAATACTATTTTGGCACCCTGAATCATACCTATCAACGTACCTGCATGTTTCCCGTACTCAGAAAGTCCCTCCTGCTCCCTGCACTTGCGCTCCTGTTGCTTTTTGCCTGTAAGAGCGGTGAAAAATTATACAATAAAGGCCGCTATGACGAGGCGGTGAATGCCTTTGTAAAGAAACTGCAGCAACGCCCGCAGGATGAAACCGCCCTGCGCCTGTTGCGGGAAGCCTACAACCAGTCCCTGGCCTCACACGAGGCAGTGGTGAACCGCTACCTGGTGTCTAACGATGCCCTGAAATGGGAAGGCATCAAGCAGGAATACCGTGCCATGCAGGCATTGTATAACGCGATCCACACCAGCCCGGCCGCACTGGGCGTGGTGACGCCCAAAGATTATTCCGCTGATATTTCAGGTGCCCGGCAGAATGCCGCGGATGTTCGCTACCAGCGTGGCGTGGCTTTATTGCAGCAAAACAACAAAAGCGCTTCCCGCCAGGCTTTCGATGAATTTGTGGCCTGCCTGGCGCAGCAACGTGATTATAAAGACGCCGCTGCCCTGCGCGACCAGGCATTTGCCGAAGGCGTGACCAACGTGATCGTAAGCCGCATCGAGGTTCGTTCTCCTTACTACCAGTTCACGGTAGACCAGTTCCGCAATTCGCTGGTCAATGACCTGAAGAATGCCAGTGACATGGGACGCTTTGTACGCTATTATGATGAATCTGAATTGACCACCAACAATATCCGCCCGGATGCCTGGCTGCAGATGCAGTTCTTCGACTTTGTAGTGGGCGAAACCCACACAGACCGTTACGCACAGGACCTGAGCAGGGATGTGGTGGTACAACTGAACCAGCAAGACAGCACCGGCAAATACCTGGAACGCCACATCACGGTAAGAGGCACGCTCACCACCATTACCCGCACGGTGATCACCAAGGGTATGATGGACTATCAGCTGGTAGCGCAGGGTAGTAACCGCATGATCTCCCAGGACCGTCTGCCGGGCAGCTTTACCTGGCAAAACCAGTTTGCCATTTTTAAAGGAGATGACCGGGTGCTGGATGATGCGCAGCGCAAGCTGTTGCAGAACAGGGACGTGCCGCCCCCGCCGCCCCAGGATCTTTTTATGGCGTTTACCCGTCCTATTTATAGTCAAATGGCCGGGAATTTGCAGCGCCTATCGGGTGTTTTGTAAAACAACATTAAAACCCCGCGTATGAAAAGAATGTTCGTGATGGGATGTTTGCTGGCCGCCGTAAGTACCTGGACAGCCTGCTCCCACTCCAAATCCGCCACTGGCGCCACTTCCAATGCTACTTCTGAAAATCCCTCCCTGCTGTACGACAAGGACTGGAGGCTGGTGAGCATGCAGGGGGAGCTGGTTGACACCGCCGGCATGCACCGCATCCCCGCTATCCGCTTTGGCAAATCGGACCACCGTGTAAGCGGCAATGGTGGCTGCAACGGGATGGGCGGTACCTTCACCGTTACGGGCGATAAACTGCATTTCTCCCCGCTGATCTCCACCAAGATGGCCTGCCCTAACCTGGACGTGGAAAATAAGTACTTTAAGCTCCTGGACCAGGCTACCCGTTTTGAGGTAAGCGAGGGGCGCCTGGAGCTGTTCAATGACAGCGGGTCCATCCTGCTGTTTGCGAATCCATAATTTTTTTGACACGCATTCGAAATAAACCTATATTTATAACGTTATAGCAACAGTCGAACGAGAGCACCCGGGCCCGCCCGGAGTGCTCTTTTTTGTATTCTTTACGATTATTTAACAAGAAAAAGACAATTCCATTGCAGTCGCGGTTGGCTGCATGGGGCGTCCCCTTTAATTTTGCAACATCCAAAACGGAAGCGTACCGAACCCGTCAACAAGTGCTGAATCACAACATGAAGAATATTAAAGTAATCATCGCCGTCGTTGCCATTGTGGGGGTATTTGCTGCCTGCCATAAGGCACAGGATACTACCTTGCCGAATGCCTTTTCGCTGAATGGTACCATGTACGGCACCCCTGTGGCCACTGCGGTTACCGCCGGTACCGCATACCAGGTGCTGACCCTCAGCAACGGGAATGTCAATGACTCCACGAGCCCCCGCGTGATCTTTGCCGTGGACTCGCTGGTAACGCCCTGGAGCTACCAGCCTTACGATTCATCCTCCCCCGCCAGCTACAACAGCATGCTGATGGCACAGGTGAGCTATAAAGACTCTACCCATAAAACCCTCACGAAACTACTGGATGGTACACTGACCATTCACAAGACCAATCCCACCCATTTTGTAATTGATTACGCCCTGGCGTATGATACGGTTTCCCTGACGGGCCATTTTAGCGGGACGATTGAGGGGTTGAAATAGCGGTGTACGCGCTGCGCAGCAGCGCTAGGCATCATTTTTAAAACCCCAGTCAGCCAGGTGAGGACCGTTATCGGCGGCCTGGGTGGCTAACTGGTCGCAGCGGATGTTGCCTTCATTAGTGGCGTGGCCTTTTACCCACTGGAAGCGGATCTTGTGCTTTTTGAGCAAAGGAATGAGGCGTTCCCAAAGGTCGCGGTTCTTTTTGTCCTTGAAGTTGGTGCGTTGCCAGTTCCAGAGCCATCCTTTTTCAATGGCATTTACTACGTACTGGCTGTCTGTGTAAAGGATGATGTCCAGTCCTTCGCGGTTCAGGGCTTCCAGGGCGGCAATGACGCCCATCAGCTCCATGCGGTTGTTGGTGGTATTGCGGTAGCCCTGCGATAGTTCCTTCTGGACCTTGCCCCAGATCATCACCACGCCATAACCACCCGGGCCTGGATTGCCGCGGGATGCACCATCGGTATATATGATCAGTTGCGACATGAATTAAATTGTAGAGGTATTGTGTAGTAAGTATGATGTAATCCTTACTGCACCGTACAAATTTGAGCGGGCGCAAAAATAACATTTTGGAGTACATGATCAAAGCAAACATCCACTTCTCCGTACTTATACTTACTACATAATACCTGCTAACACCCGCTACACCTGTATCACACCCACATTGAAAGCCTGCTCCAAAGGCGCCTGGTTGGCGGCCTGCAGGCTTTGGGCAATGATCTTGCGGGTATCTGCCGGATCAATGATCTCATCTACCCAGAGGCGGGCGGCGGCATAGTAGGGAGTGGTCTGCTCATTATAGCGTGTAGTGATCTCCGTTAGTAGTTTTTGCTCTGCCTCCGGGGTAATGGTTTCCCCTTTGGCTTTGAGGGTGGCTACCTGGATCTGCAACAGGGTTTTGGCAGCCTGCTCCCCTCCCATTACGGCTATTTTGGCATTGGGCCATGCAAAGATGAAGCGGGGATCGTAGGCTTTGCCACACATGGCGTAGTTGCCTGCCCCGTAAGAATTTCCCACGATCACGGTGATCTTGGGCACCACAGAGTTGGCCACGGCATTCACGAGTTTTGCGCCGTCCTTGATAATGCCGGCGTGCTCGCTGCGGCTGCCCACCATGAAGCCGGTAACGTCCTGCAGGAATACCAGCGGGATCTTTTTCTGGTTGCAGTTCATGATAAAGCGGGCTGCCTTGTCGGCGCTATCGTTGTAGATCACGCCACCCATTTGCATTTCCCCTTTTTTGTTCTTTACCATTTTGCGCTGGTTGGCCACGATGCCTACAGCCCATCCTTCTATGCGTGCATACCCGCATAAAATGGTTTTGCCGTAATCTTCCTTGTATTCATCAAACACGCCGTCGTCCACGATGTGGGCAATGAGGTCGTGCATATCGTAAGGGCGGGTGCTATCTGCGGGTATCACGCCGTAAATGTCTGTGCTGGGGGCCTTGGGCGCCAGGGGGGCAATGTGGTCGAACCCTGCACTGGCGGGCTTTCCCAGCCGGTGCATGATCTTTTTGATATGATCCAGGCATTCCTGGTCATTGGCAAATTTATAATCGGCCACCCCGGAAATGCTGGTATGGGTAATGGCACCACCCAGGGTTTCCGCGTCCACATCTTCACCAATGGCGGCTTTCACCAGGTAAGGGCCCGCCAGGAAAATAGAACCGTTGCCTTCTACCATCAGGATCTCGTCACTCATCACGGGAAGGTAGGCGCCGCCTGCTACGCAACTGCCCATCACGGCAGCTATCTGCGTAATGCCCATGGCACTCATGCGGGCGTTGTTGCGGAATACGCGTCCAAAATGTTCTTTGTCTGCAAAGATCTCGTCCTGCATGGGCAGGTATACGCCGGCACTGTCTACCAGGTAAATGATGGGCAGGTGGTTTTCCATGGCTATTTCCTGGAGGCGCAGGTTTTTCTTGCCCGTCATGGGGAACCAGGCGCCTGCCTTTACCGTCATATCATTGGCAACGATCACGCATTGACGGCCACTCACATACCCAATACCGCCTACGGTGCCGGCAGCAGGACAACCACCCTGCTCCGCATACATTTCGTAGGCTGCAAAGGCGCCGATCTCCATGAAATGAGAACCGGGATCAATGAGGTATTCAATCCGTTCGCGGGCAGTGAGCTTGCCACGTTGTCTTACTTTTTCCAATGCTTTTTTGCCGCCCCCGTGGGCAATTTCGCCCAACTTCGTTTTCATGGCACTGGTGGCCAGTTTCAGGGCATCTTCATTCTTGTTGAACTGTAGTTTTGATGATTCCATCGGAGAGAAAATAATTTCTAAAAACAATTTCCAACTTCAGGGAAATTCCAATTTCAATTTTCAAACAGGTGGAACTTCCCGGGTGGGCTATCTGTGATGATGGTAATTCGAGGTACTGTTTTCATTTTGCAAGTGGTGTGCCTTGCAGTCACGCATTTCAATTGACGAAAAAAAAGTGGATTTACCAAAAACAAAAAGCCAGGCACTGGATGCCCGGCTTTTGAAAAATTGTTTTACGAACCTTGTGCACTTAAAATCGGAGGTCGGATCTGATGGGTGGTCTGTCCTTGAATGGGGATGGATACATCCGTGCCTCTCAACTCCAGTAATGATCTTTATCAAATCTTTGTTCGTACACATATTTGCCAAACAGCTGTGTGTACTTTTCCCCGCTTTTCTTGAAGCCTACATTTTCGAGCAGTTCTGTCATGGCAGGTTGCTCGTTGGTGGTGAACATGTTGATCTTCTGGTACAACTTGTCTTTGCAGAAGGCCAGTACATCCTGCATAATATGCATGTCCACCCCTTTACCACGGTGCTCAGGGTGCACGAAGAACCAGCGTAGCTGGGCAAGGTGGCGACTCTGGGCCAGGATGGCAGCGGCACCTACGATCTGGCCTTTGTAAGTGGCCAGCCAGATGCGGTCTTTCACCGGGTTGTAGGTCTGCATGAAATCGTTGAACTCCTTGATCACGTGCGGCTCATAGGTCTGGTTGTAACCCAGCTCAGGGCCCAGCACACTGCCGTGCAGGTAGATGAGGTAACCCAGGTCGCCGGGCTCCAGGGAGTGGCGGAATACGATGTCGTGTTGCACATCGGGCTCCATGTTGCCGTCCTTTTGCCGGAATACATCCTGGATGGTGTGCATGGCATGGACCAGGTGCTCGTGACGGGCCTCCGGCACGGGCTTCAGGAGATTGATCACCTGCGTGTCCTGGTGTTCCGCGGCTACCGCCAGCAGTTTTTTGCCTTTCCCGGTGAGTTGGATGTACTGGGTGCGCGCATCGTTGGGCACTTTGCGGCGGCTTACCAGTTGCTCGGCCTCAAAGGATTTCAGCATACGGCTCAGGTAGCCGGGGTCAATGCGCAATTGCTGGATGAGGGTGCTCGACCGGCAATTGTCCTGCTGGCTAATAGCTTGCAATACCGTCAGTTCTGTGGACGACAAGTGATGGTCCGGGATCGGTTGTTGAAGGGCATTGGATAGTTCGGTAAAGAAACCGGTAAAATCTTTCACGGTTTCAATCAAATCAGGCGTCAAGGGATTCATCTTATTAATTGTCAGCGAAAAATACAAAACAAATTGACACGGGCAAACAGTTTTCGTTGACGCAGACAATTTTACAGTAAAAATGCAACTTTTATGTGAGGAGAATGCGCTGCCGGCATTGAGCCTGAATGGGTAAGATGGCAGACCAGACATTTTTGCAGGCGGCCTCTCCCCGGCATAGCTATTGCAGTGTTTAGCCGGGCCAATTTCCCTATGACCGGCCCATTAACACGACCTTATGAACGTAAAAGATTACTATAAAATCCTGGGCGTTGAGAAGTCCGCTTCCGACGACGAAATAAAGAAGGCCTACCGCAAAATGGCCAAAAAGTACCACCCTGATAAAAATCCGGGTGACAAGGCCGCGGAGGAAAAGTTCAAGGAAGCCAATGAAGCTTACGAAGTGCTCAGCGATGCCGAAAAACGCAAGAAATATGACCAGTTTGGGTCCGACTGGCAGCACTACGAGCAGCGTGGTGGCCGCCCGGAAGATTTTGACTGGAGCAATTTTGGCGGCAATGCCTATGGTGGCGGCCATTCTTACAGCTACAACTTCGGCGGTGGCGAGGAAGAAGGTGGCCAGTTCTCCGACTTCTTTGAAGCCCTCTTCGGGCAGCGCTTTGGAGGCGGTACCGGTGGTCGCAGGCAGCAGGCAAGGGGCCCGCAGAAGGGCAATAACCTTAACGCCACGATGGAAGTAAGCCTGGAAGATGCCTACAAAGGTGGCAGCCGCCAGGTGGAAGTAAATGGCTCCCGCCTGAGCATTAAACTGAAACCCGGCCTGCAAAACGGCCAGGTGATCCGCCTCAAAGGCAAAGGCCAGGAAAGCCGCAGTGGTGGCGAGCCGGGAGACCTGCTCATTACCATACAGGTGGCGCCGGATAACCGTTTTGAACTGAAAGGACAGGATATTTACACCGACGCCCCGGTAGATCTTTACGTGGCCCTGCTGGGGGGTAAAGCGCAGGTAACCCTGCCTGGTGGCGCCATTAACATGACCATTCCCGAAGGCACTAACAGCGGTAAGGTATTCCGCCTCAAAGGCAAAGGTATGCCGGACTACCATCACCCCAACCAGGCCGGTGACCTCTTCATCAAAGTGATGGTGCAGGTGCCCACCAACCTGAGTGAAAAAGAAAAGGCCCTGTTCCGCCAGCTGGCACAGGAACGTGGCATTACCGTATAGCAACTGCAAGCAATCCAATAAACCAAACAGGCAGGTAAATTGATTTTTACCTGCCCGTTTTTTATACTGCCCGCCTGGGGATCTTTGCTCCTGCCCCCTTTCCCGGGGAGCAGCGAAAATTCACTCCGGGGCCTTGCATACCTTGGGTAAACCTGATACCCCGGAACTATTTTAGTGGATCATTTCCGGTGCTGCCGGCTTCTCCAGCAGGTAGCGATAGATAAACCGCATCTTTTCATTTTCAAAATGCGTGCGTGCCATGCCTGGCCAGCCATGGCGGCCACCCGGATAGAACATCATTTCAAAGTGCTTGTCCAGTGACTGCAGCTTGCGCACCAGTTGAAGGCTGTTCTGCAGGTGTACGTTATCATCAATAGTGCCGTGCACGATCTGCAACATGCCAGTTTTGTCGTTGTATTTATCGGCAAAGGTGAGCACTGCGCCATTCTTGTAGCCTTCAGGATTGTCTTTCGGCGTATCCATGTAACGCTCCGTGTAGTGGGAGTCGTACAGGCTCCAGTCTGTAACGCTGCCGCCTGCCATGGCGTAGTTGAATACATCGGCATATTTGGTCACCGCCAGGCAGCTCATATAACCGCCGTAGCTAAAGCCAGTGATGCAGATCTTTTTGGGGTCTGCATAGCCTTTGTTCTCCAGGTATTTTACGATGGTGGCGTAGTCTTTCAGTTCCCAATCGCCCAGGTCGCGGTACATGTAGTTGACGCCGGCTTTGCCAAACTGGCCGCTGGCGCGGTGATCCATGGCAATCTGGATAATGCCTTCCTTGGCCAGCCACTGCTGGTTTGCATTTACGCTGAAGCGGTCATACACGGTGCCTGCATTAGGGCCTCCATAAATGCTGATCAGCACGGGGTAGCGTTTGGTGCTATCCATGTGCAGGGGCCAGGTGATAACGGCCGGCAGGTCAAATTTACCATCCTCACTTTTTACGCGGATCAGTTCTGTTTTAGCGTATTCGTACTTGTCGTAGTCAGCGCCTTTGCTGTCTGCAATGTTGGCGATCACCTTGCCGGTATTGGCTACCAGGGCCACTTTCGTGGGGGTGTTGATATTAGAGTACGTAGTTACGAAGTACTTGCCGGTGGGCGATACATTTACATCATTGTAATAATCGCCGGAGGTGAGGCGCTTAAAGCCGCTGCCATCCAGCTTTACACTGTACAGGTCTATGCGGGTGCTGTTTTCCTTGCGGGCGGTAAAGTATACCACGCCTGCTTTTTCATCAATGCGGGGCACGGCCAGCACGGAATACTCACCGGGTGCCAGTTGGCGGATCAGCTTACCCTGCATGTCGTGGTAGTACATTTGCATCCAGCCACTTTTATCGCTGAGGTATACGTAGCCTTTGTTGTTTGCCAGGAAGTTGAAACGGTCTACACGGTCTTCCAGGTCAATCCAGGTTTTCTGCTGCTCACGGTATAACTCAGATTTGGCGCCGGTTTCCAGGGAAATGGCGTAGAGGTGGTAATCGTTCTGGTCGCGGTTCAGCCATTGTACCCAGAGAGAGCTGCCGCTGGCATCCCAGTGCGGGGTGCCAAAGTACTGGTCGTCTTTTTCGTTGAAGTCGGCCCATACGGTTCTGGCAGTATTGATGTCTGCAATGCCCACTTTTACCTCGGGGTTGGGATCACCGGCTTTGGGATAGCGGGTGTTTTCCAGGAAGCCATGCTGGCCGGTTTCATCGTAGATGGGGAACACGGGCACCATGCTTTCATCCGTGCGGAAGTAAGCAATGTGTTTGCTGTCGGGGCTCCACCAGTAGGCTTTGTACTGGGTGGCACGGCCCAGGATCTCTTCCATGTACACCCAGCTGGCGTAGCCATTCAGGATGGTGCTGGTACCATCGGTGGTGAGCTGGGTTTCTTTATTGGTCTGCAGGTCATACACGTACAGGTTATTGGCCCGGGTGTATGCTGCGTGCAGGTGGTCAGGAGAAAGCGTGGGTACTTTTTCGGCGGTCTCCGTTTTGGTGAGCTGGCGTTCACCATTGGCGTCTTTATAAAATACGTCGCCGTCTTTCAGGAATACAGACTGTGGTGCGGCTGCGGGCTGGGCTTCCGTGGCGGTGGCAGGGCGGTTTTTACCGGTGGCGGCATTATAGATCACGTAGGTGGACGCGCCGTTATTGCGTTGTTCCAGGAGCACTTCATGGTCATTGAGCCAGAAGCGGGGAACGGGCAGGGACTGGGTGATGGCTGCGGACTTGTCGTGGGTGAGCGCGTCGGCGGCAAGGGGCCGCTGCTGGGCGTTTGCGGCGACTGTCATCAGCAAGGCCATGGACGCTAGTTGATATCGCATCAAGGTTTTTAGATTTTGTTGCAGTTTGAAAATGATGGCACGTAAAATAGGGAAAAAATGGAAAGTTGTCGTGTGAGGTGGGGGGCGTGGTTAATTTTGAGGATGTTCGGTTGGTGTGGTCTTAATATCGGCCCTTGTTTTCGGCAGGCAACCGGGATAGTTGATCTGCACAAAATCAATGAGTTTTTCCCTTACATAGCAACGCAGGTCAAAGGCGTTGCCACTGTTGGTGGCGCTCATGAGGGCGCGGACCTCGATGGTATGTTCGCTGGCGTTGGTCACCTGGATGGAATTCACGCGTTTGTCCCACAGCGGGTTTTCGTTGAGCAGGCGGGTAAACTCCTTGCGCAGCGGTTGTATGGGCATGGAATAATCCAGGTACAGGAAGGCAGTGCCCAGGATAGCGGCACTGTTGCGGGTCCAGTTCTGGAAGGGTTTTTCAATGAAATAATTAATGGGAAGAATAAGGCTGCGCTGGTCCCAGATGCTTACCACTACGTAGGTGAGCGTGATCTCTTCTACCCGGCCCCACTCCTCTTCCACCACCAGCACATCGTCTATGCGGATGGGTTGTGTAAAGGCGATCTGGAAGCCGGCCAGCAGGTTGCCCAGGGATTTCTGGGCGGCAAAGCCGATGATGATACCGCCCACGCCCACGCCGGTGAGCAGGCCGGTGCCCAGCTTGCGGAGGTGGTCAAAACTGAGCAGGATGGCACATATAGCCAGGATTACGATCACGCTGATCATAAACTTGCGTATAAACGTGATCTGGGTGCGGATCTTGCGCTCCCGCAGGTTGTCGGTCTTGCTCAGGTCGTACACGTGGAAAACGTAGTCTTCAAATACTTTTACAATGCCGATGAGCAGGGCCGCAAAGGCCAAGGTGAGGAAGATATCTACCGCTTTGTCGAACACCATTTCGTCCTTGCGGCTCAGGCGCATGTAGGGCTGTACCACGTTGAGGATCAGGAAAGGCAGCAGGTAATTTACCGGGCGGCCCAGGTTGCGCAGGATGGAGCGCAGGAGTGAAAACCCTTCTTTCTTGCGGGCAGAGAGTTTTAAAATACCTGCCAGCAGGAACTTAATGAGCAGGCCCACTACCAGCGCACTGGCCACCAGTAACAGGTTCCAGAAGAAATCAGGCAGGTGATCCAGCGTGTTGTAAATATTATTCCACATACGGCGTGTCTTGGTTGGGCTTAGTGTAACAAAATACGTTCCAGTGAAAGGGGGCCCGGACAAACAATGCCCACCGTCAACAAACCAGCAGGCGTGTAACCGGTGGAACAGATGACTTAAATCAGTTTTTGAAAACGGCTGGTATATTTTTCAAATTAATACATAGCTTTGCCTTGGTTTTGAAACAGCTACTTACCATATTATCTGCGATCGTCATATTACTCCAGCCTTTTCGCGGGGTACTGGACGCGCTGGCAGTAAACCAGCAGCATTATTATGTTTCTACCGTGCACACCCTCCATGGCCGCCCCGTGATCTATTGCGGTGATGAGGAATCCCTTCACAAAAAAGTACAAAAAGACCAGCAGCAGCGCTCCTCAGAAGAATCGTCTGACAGCCAGCGTACCGCGGTAGCTTTTCCCCTCTTTTGCACCACATTTGATAGCTATACAGCTCCTTTGCCGCCCACAGTGACCCAACTGTTTACTGCAACCCTGCAAAACAAGCCGGTAAAGGGTTTTCACGAGATCTTCCATCCGCCCTGTAACGCGTAATAAGGCGCACCGCTCCCCGGTGCAGATTTTGCGTGGCAGCTATTAGGTTATAGCTCCACCGGTTGTATTTATCATTATCTCCCTCCTTATTACTGATCCTCTATGTTCAAGCATAGCCTCGTTCTCTTATTACTGGGCGCAGGCGCTATGGCACACGCACAGTCCGTACACGGCGTGGTGTATGATGCCCTTACGCGCGAGCCCCTGCCCATGGCCATTGTATGTGATGCACACCAGCATCGCAGCAGCGCCAATGCCAGTGGTCATTTCCAGATACAAACCCAAGACAGTGTTTTATACATCAGCATGAATGGTTACCAGCTGGCTAAGGTAGCCGTGAAACCTTTGATGGACGTGCCTTTGCAGGTGTCGTCCAAAGAGCTGCAAACGGTGGTGGTCTCTGCCAGCCGCACCGCGGAAAAGCGCAGCGAAGCACCGGTAGCCATCAGCACCATTAGTGCGCAAACCATTGCAGATAACAAGGCCAACCGCCTGGACCAGTTACTGAACCAGGTGAGCGGCGTGATGATGGTAAACCTGGGCAATGAACAACATGAAATGAGCATCCGCCAGCCCATGACCACCAAGAGCCTGTTCCTTTACCTGGAGGACGGCATTCC
Coding sequences:
- a CDS encoding SRPBCC family protein; this translates as MIQPAIYRFETNWQLQASLPAVWDVIYATEQWPTWWKGILSVTNLCPADADGLHAVNAYALRSRMPYVLRFNLELLAEIPYTLLRCACTGDLEGEGIFHITAADGIVNVKYNWNVCTKKRWMNVLAPLARPFFHANHREVMRWGAEGLAAKLGVALVGFSSRP
- a CDS encoding tetratricopeptide repeat protein, which translates into the protein MFPVLRKSLLLPALALLLLFACKSGEKLYNKGRYDEAVNAFVKKLQQRPQDETALRLLREAYNQSLASHEAVVNRYLVSNDALKWEGIKQEYRAMQALYNAIHTSPAALGVVTPKDYSADISGARQNAADVRYQRGVALLQQNNKSASRQAFDEFVACLAQQRDYKDAAALRDQAFAEGVTNVIVSRIEVRSPYYQFTVDQFRNSLVNDLKNASDMGRFVRYYDESELTTNNIRPDAWLQMQFFDFVVGETHTDRYAQDLSRDVVVQLNQQDSTGKYLERHITVRGTLTTITRTVITKGMMDYQLVAQGSNRMISQDRLPGSFTWQNQFAIFKGDDRVLDDAQRKLLQNRDVPPPPPQDLFMAFTRPIYSQMAGNLQRLSGVL
- a CDS encoding META domain-containing protein; this translates as MKRMFVMGCLLAAVSTWTACSHSKSATGATSNATSENPSLLYDKDWRLVSMQGELVDTAGMHRIPAIRFGKSDHRVSGNGGCNGMGGTFTVTGDKLHFSPLISTKMACPNLDVENKYFKLLDQATRFEVSEGRLELFNDSGSILLFANP
- the rnhA gene encoding ribonuclease HI, which encodes MSQLIIYTDGASRGNPGPGGYGVVMIWGKVQKELSQGYRNTTNNRMELMGVIAALEALNREGLDIILYTDSQYVVNAIEKGWLWNWQRTNFKDKKNRDLWERLIPLLKKHKIRFQWVKGHATNEGNIRCDQLATQAADNGPHLADWGFKNDA
- a CDS encoding acyl-CoA carboxylase subunit beta, which encodes MESSKLQFNKNEDALKLATSAMKTKLGEIAHGGGKKALEKVRQRGKLTARERIEYLIDPGSHFMEIGAFAAYEMYAEQGGCPAAGTVGGIGYVSGRQCVIVANDMTVKAGAWFPMTGKKNLRLQEIAMENHLPIIYLVDSAGVYLPMQDEIFADKEHFGRVFRNNARMSAMGITQIAAVMGSCVAGGAYLPVMSDEILMVEGNGSIFLAGPYLVKAAIGEDVDAETLGGAITHTSISGVADYKFANDQECLDHIKKIMHRLGKPASAGFDHIAPLAPKAPSTDIYGVIPADSTRPYDMHDLIAHIVDDGVFDEYKEDYGKTILCGYARIEGWAVGIVANQRKMVKNKKGEMQMGGVIYNDSADKAARFIMNCNQKKIPLVFLQDVTGFMVGSRSEHAGIIKDGAKLVNAVANSVVPKITVIVGNSYGAGNYAMCGKAYDPRFIFAWPNAKIAVMGGEQAAKTLLQIQVATLKAKGETITPEAEQKLLTEITTRYNEQTTPYYAAARLWVDEIIDPADTRKIIAQSLQAANQAPLEQAFNVGVIQV
- a CDS encoding bifunctional helix-turn-helix transcriptional regulator/GNAT family N-acetyltransferase, coding for MTPDLIETVKDFTGFFTELSNALQQPIPDHHLSSTELTVLQAISQQDNCRSSTLIQQLRIDPGYLSRMLKSFEAEQLVSRRKVPNDARTQYIQLTGKGKKLLAVAAEHQDTQVINLLKPVPEARHEHLVHAMHTIQDVFRQKDGNMEPDVQHDIVFRHSLEPGDLGYLIYLHGSVLGPELGYNQTYEPHVIKEFNDFMQTYNPVKDRIWLATYKGQIVGAAAILAQSRHLAQLRWFFVHPEHRGKGVDMHIMQDVLAFCKDKLYQKINMFTTNEQPAMTELLENVGFKKSGEKYTQLFGKYVYEQRFDKDHYWS
- a CDS encoding DnaJ C-terminal domain-containing protein; amino-acid sequence: MNVKDYYKILGVEKSASDDEIKKAYRKMAKKYHPDKNPGDKAAEEKFKEANEAYEVLSDAEKRKKYDQFGSDWQHYEQRGGRPEDFDWSNFGGNAYGGGHSYSYNFGGGEEEGGQFSDFFEALFGQRFGGGTGGRRQQARGPQKGNNLNATMEVSLEDAYKGGSRQVEVNGSRLSIKLKPGLQNGQVIRLKGKGQESRSGGEPGDLLITIQVAPDNRFELKGQDIYTDAPVDLYVALLGGKAQVTLPGGAINMTIPEGTNSGKVFRLKGKGMPDYHHPNQAGDLFIKVMVQVPTNLSEKEKALFRQLAQERGITV
- a CDS encoding S9 family peptidase, whose translation is MRYQLASMALLMTVAANAQQRPLAADALTHDKSAAITQSLPVPRFWLNDHEVLLEQRNNGASTYVIYNAATGKNRPATATEAQPAAAPQSVFLKDGDVFYKDANGERQLTKTETAEKVPTLSPDHLHAAYTRANNLYVYDLQTNKETQLTTDGTSTILNGYASWVYMEEILGRATQYKAYWWSPDSKHIAYFRTDESMVPVFPIYDETGQHGFLENTRYPKAGDPNPEVKVGIADINTARTVWADFNEKDDQYFGTPHWDASGSSLWVQWLNRDQNDYHLYAISLETGAKSELYREQQKTWIDLEDRVDRFNFLANNKGYVYLSDKSGWMQMYYHDMQGKLIRQLAPGEYSVLAVPRIDEKAGVVYFTARKENSTRIDLYSVKLDGSGFKRLTSGDYYNDVNVSPTGKYFVTTYSNINTPTKVALVANTGKVIANIADSKGADYDKYEYAKTELIRVKSEDGKFDLPAVITWPLHMDSTKRYPVLISIYGGPNAGTVYDRFSVNANQQWLAKEGIIQIAMDHRASGQFGKAGVNYMYRDLGDWELKDYATIVKYLENKGYADPKKICITGFSYGGYMSCLAVTKYADVFNYAMAGGSVTDWSLYDSHYTERYMDTPKDNPEGYKNGAVLTFADKYNDKTGMLQIVHGTIDDNVHLQNSLQLVRKLQSLDKHFEMMFYPGGRHGWPGMARTHFENEKMRFIYRYLLEKPAAPEMIH